In Kitasatospora gansuensis, a genomic segment contains:
- a CDS encoding alpha-galactosidase codes for MTNRLLHRAAPLLLSAVLVAAGSALVAPSAAANDGVNQTAANYSTAASPGGAIAAAPPMGFNNWARAECRPQAPLDGSPRINYSFQQYMQDNAKGLYDAGLIGAGYRTVTVDDCWMYRNSAGYLHGALNWDARTDVRDAAKQPGFDHELTAYGAYLHSLGAKFGIYETSGTHTCSTYAPVAPSLANGSEYHEQADANSFVAWGVDALKYDNCGTEEPLQTLDTRMANALNTAVTNANNAGTPRPNVMFNISAPAAYNNGSTKSAAMNWVRGLGQLWRIAPDIWNDRDNGTTDPWSQPLGVQSSYNFGAYQSFDAAVDLSRYQGPGNWNDADMLLIGDNGMTTAEERSQLSLFSALAAPLVISTDARKFSPAYLDSHPAEAAHLRASIGILGNSEVIAVDQDPLGAGGQRVSGGAANADGSPASTAGLDVVVKPLADGGRAVVVLNKGAATANYTLDLKAAGFNTTGGSYTVRDLWAHTTGTSTGTVALTIGSHDSAMLRITPPSGSTTTPRGQITASRDNWAKASLCLDNYQSRTSNTAVDVYPCSGGSNQQWQRNDDGSVQLLQAGASNLCLTAQSTVTTGVINGQQGQWVGVAPCGSAPGWQTWTYNRDGNLKLAGTSKCLDVFNGATTTSGTPVSLYTCGAAPNAIQANQTWAAPFRTPPAA; via the coding sequence ATGACCAATCGCCTCCTCCACCGGGCCGCGCCGCTCCTGCTCAGCGCCGTCCTGGTCGCCGCCGGCTCCGCCCTGGTGGCACCGTCGGCCGCCGCCAACGACGGCGTGAACCAGACGGCCGCCAACTACTCCACCGCCGCCTCGCCGGGCGGGGCGATCGCCGCCGCCCCGCCGATGGGCTTCAACAACTGGGCCCGTGCGGAGTGCCGTCCGCAGGCTCCGCTCGACGGCTCGCCCCGGATCAACTACTCGTTCCAGCAGTACATGCAGGACAACGCCAAGGGCCTGTACGACGCCGGCCTGATCGGTGCGGGCTACCGCACCGTCACCGTCGACGACTGCTGGATGTACCGGAACAGCGCCGGCTACCTGCACGGCGCGCTCAACTGGGACGCCAGGACCGACGTCCGCGACGCCGCCAAGCAGCCCGGCTTCGACCACGAGCTGACCGCGTACGGCGCCTACCTGCACAGCCTCGGCGCCAAGTTCGGCATCTACGAGACCTCCGGCACCCACACCTGTTCCACCTACGCGCCGGTCGCGCCCAGCCTGGCCAACGGCAGCGAGTACCACGAGCAGGCCGACGCCAACTCCTTCGTCGCCTGGGGCGTCGACGCGCTCAAGTACGACAACTGCGGGACCGAGGAGCCGCTCCAGACCCTCGACACCCGGATGGCGAACGCCCTCAACACGGCCGTCACCAACGCCAACAACGCCGGGACGCCCCGGCCGAACGTGATGTTCAACATCTCCGCGCCCGCCGCGTACAACAACGGCTCGACCAAGTCCGCGGCGATGAACTGGGTGCGCGGCCTCGGCCAGCTCTGGCGGATCGCTCCGGACATCTGGAACGACCGCGACAACGGCACCACCGACCCGTGGAGCCAGCCGCTCGGCGTGCAGTCCTCGTACAACTTCGGCGCGTACCAGAGCTTCGACGCCGCCGTGGACCTCAGCCGCTACCAGGGGCCCGGCAACTGGAACGACGCCGACATGCTGCTGATCGGCGACAACGGCATGACCACCGCCGAGGAGCGCAGCCAGCTGTCGCTGTTCTCCGCGCTGGCCGCGCCGCTGGTGATCTCCACCGACGCCCGCAAGTTCTCCCCCGCGTACCTGGACTCGCACCCCGCCGAGGCCGCCCACCTCAGGGCCTCGATCGGGATCCTCGGCAACAGCGAGGTGATCGCGGTCGACCAGGACCCGCTCGGCGCCGGTGGCCAGCGCGTCTCGGGCGGCGCCGCCAACGCGGACGGCAGCCCGGCCTCGACCGCCGGCCTGGACGTGGTCGTCAAGCCGCTGGCCGACGGCGGCCGTGCCGTGGTGGTGCTCAACAAGGGTGCCGCGACGGCGAACTACACCCTCGACCTGAAGGCGGCCGGCTTCAACACCACCGGCGGCAGCTACACCGTGCGCGACCTCTGGGCGCACACCACTGGCACCTCGACCGGCACCGTCGCGCTCACCATCGGCTCGCACGACAGCGCCATGCTGAGGATCACCCCGCCGAGCGGCTCGACCACCACCCCGCGCGGCCAGATCACCGCCTCCCGCGACAACTGGGCCAAGGCGTCCCTCTGCCTGGACAACTACCAGTCCCGCACCAGCAACACGGCCGTCGACGTCTACCCCTGCTCCGGCGGCTCCAACCAGCAGTGGCAGCGCAACGACGACGGCTCGGTCCAGCTGCTCCAGGCCGGGGCGTCGAACCTCTGCCTGACCGCGCAGAGCACCGTCACCACCGGGGTGATCAACGGTCAGCAGGGCCAGTGGGTCGGCGTCGCGCCCTGCGGCTCCGCCCCCGGCTGGCAGACCTGGACCTACAACCGTGACGGCAACCTGAAGCTCGCCGGCACCAGCAAGTGCCTCGACGTCTTCAACGGCGCCACCACCACCTCCGGCACCCCGGTCAGCCTCTACACCTGCGGCGCCGCGCCGAACGCGATCCAGGCCAACCAGACCTGGGCCGCCCCGTTCCGTACCCCGCCTGCCGCCTGA
- a CDS encoding extracellular solute-binding protein, with product MAPRALALTAAALSAVLVLSGCGGGPEAGDVATIRFVAADYGANGQHPSEAYWREVISAFERQHTGIKVDLRVIGWNDLDTQVRAMVRSGDQPDLLQTGGYADFARDGLLYPAFDVLSGPTAIDFLPRMVRVGEQNGVQYGIPFVSSARMFLINNTLFRRAGLDPAKPPKTWAEVTAQATALKKAGVEIPLGIPLGKEEAQAESFLWMLENHGDYQDSSGHYTIDSPANIETFTQLRSWVTAGLTERNPATVDRTELAKDFAAGKVGMLNGFPGQLADLKGMDVSWTAMPSKDGVTSATLGVGDWMMAFKKGGHRKQIRAFLDFAYAPENTVRFAKEYNLLPVTQSALAALAADPEANDLQPFLRILPTAGFYPLSDPTWPAVSAQIKARIGAAVTDPEKTLEALQRTAEQTGR from the coding sequence ATGGCTCCGCGCGCCCTCGCCCTCACGGCCGCCGCACTGAGCGCCGTGCTCGTCCTGTCCGGCTGCGGTGGCGGTCCCGAGGCGGGTGACGTCGCCACCATCAGGTTCGTCGCCGCGGACTACGGGGCCAACGGGCAGCACCCTTCCGAGGCGTACTGGCGCGAGGTGATCTCCGCCTTCGAGCGGCAGCACACCGGGATCAAGGTCGACCTCAGGGTGATCGGCTGGAACGACCTCGACACCCAGGTCAGGGCCATGGTGCGGAGCGGCGACCAGCCGGACCTCCTGCAGACCGGCGGCTACGCCGACTTCGCCCGGGACGGCCTGCTCTACCCGGCCTTTGACGTGCTGTCAGGACCGACGGCGATCGACTTCCTGCCCAGGATGGTCCGGGTCGGCGAGCAGAACGGCGTCCAGTACGGCATCCCGTTCGTCTCCAGCGCCCGGATGTTCCTGATCAACAACACCCTGTTCCGAAGAGCGGGCCTCGACCCCGCCAAGCCCCCGAAGACCTGGGCCGAGGTCACCGCCCAGGCCACCGCCCTGAAGAAGGCGGGGGTGGAGATCCCGCTCGGCATCCCGCTGGGCAAGGAGGAGGCCCAGGCCGAGTCCTTCCTCTGGATGCTGGAGAACCACGGCGACTACCAGGACTCCAGCGGGCACTACACCATCGACTCACCCGCCAACATCGAGACGTTCACCCAGCTGCGGAGCTGGGTGACCGCGGGCCTGACCGAGCGGAACCCGGCCACCGTCGACCGCACCGAGCTGGCCAAGGACTTCGCGGCCGGCAAGGTCGGCATGCTCAACGGCTTCCCCGGCCAGCTCGCCGACCTGAAGGGCATGGACGTCAGCTGGACCGCCATGCCCAGCAAGGACGGCGTCACCAGCGCCACCCTGGGGGTCGGCGACTGGATGATGGCCTTCAAGAAGGGCGGTCACCGGAAGCAGATCAGGGCCTTCCTCGACTTCGCCTACGCCCCGGAGAACACGGTGCGGTTCGCCAAGGAGTACAACCTCCTGCCGGTCACCCAGTCCGCGCTCGCGGCACTCGCGGCCGACCCGGAGGCGAACGACCTGCAGCCCTTCCTGCGGATCCTGCCCACCGCCGGCTTCTACCCGCTCAGCGACCCGACCTGGCCGGCCGTCTCCGCCCAGATCAAGGCCCGGATCGGCGCCGCCGTGACCGACCCGGAGAAGACCCTCGAAGCCCTCCAGCGGACCGCCGAGCAGACCGGCCGGTGA
- a CDS encoding DUF4262 domain-containing protein, which produces MHSDRPACRCVICHDYGDRHEAGRLDVRTVEQVHEHGWSVVMVPADDEGPAFAYTIGLWHSHGSPELAMFGLDVRTMQAMLNIIGHQVAAGASLAAGQERHDVAKGYPVVLKDADLRWYRTFFGRAIAFYRRPPFPVLEVVWPDGDGFFLWQSESDERYRQSQPQLWLTPAQHPAGVWTALADS; this is translated from the coding sequence ATGCATAGTGATCGTCCTGCCTGCCGCTGCGTGATCTGCCATGACTACGGGGACCGTCATGAGGCCGGTCGCTTGGACGTGCGGACGGTTGAACAGGTCCATGAGCACGGCTGGAGCGTGGTGATGGTTCCGGCCGACGACGAGGGACCGGCGTTCGCCTACACCATTGGGTTGTGGCACTCCCACGGATCGCCGGAGCTGGCCATGTTCGGTCTGGATGTCCGCACGATGCAGGCAATGCTCAACATCATCGGCCACCAGGTTGCAGCAGGAGCATCGCTTGCGGCCGGCCAAGAGCGCCACGATGTCGCCAAGGGCTACCCGGTCGTGCTCAAGGACGCCGATCTCCGCTGGTACCGGACGTTCTTCGGGCGGGCGATCGCCTTCTACCGGCGGCCCCCGTTCCCGGTCCTGGAGGTGGTGTGGCCCGACGGCGACGGTTTCTTCCTGTGGCAATCCGAGAGCGACGAGCGCTACCGGCAGTCCCAGCCGCAACTGTGGTTGACGCCTGCTCAGCACCCGGCAGGGGTCTGGACCGCACTCGCGGACTCCTGA
- a CDS encoding SMI1/KNR4 family protein, with protein sequence MHPSVARLVELMPPHPDAGDALDWDEATRRWGTDFPTDYRDFVSLYGGGSIGFGFHIGLPLAVATGVRGPMTFEGLNEYGYGLLNLEPDEDPELRGRISWATDCSANHAFWNTSDPDPDRWTTLVLSGYGEWTDHGCGMVDFLVGLMTEEITGMGGFSPERPIFLNWREERRLREAGIDPWPHT encoded by the coding sequence ATGCATCCGAGTGTGGCCAGGCTTGTCGAGCTGATGCCGCCGCATCCCGATGCCGGCGATGCGCTCGACTGGGACGAGGCGACCCGGAGGTGGGGCACGGACTTCCCTACGGACTACCGCGACTTCGTGTCCCTCTACGGCGGCGGTTCCATCGGCTTCGGCTTCCACATAGGACTACCGTTGGCGGTCGCCACCGGAGTCCGAGGCCCGATGACGTTCGAGGGGCTGAACGAGTACGGATACGGCCTGCTGAACCTGGAACCGGATGAGGATCCCGAACTTCGCGGCCGGATCTCCTGGGCCACCGACTGCAGTGCCAACCACGCCTTCTGGAACACGTCTGATCCGGATCCAGACAGGTGGACCACCCTCGTACTGAGCGGGTACGGGGAGTGGACCGATCACGGCTGCGGCATGGTCGACTTCCTTGTCGGCCTCATGACCGAAGAGATCACCGGCATGGGAGGCTTCTCTCCCGAGCGGCCGATCTTCCTGAACTGGCGCGAAGAACGGCGCCTCAGGGAGGCAGGAATCGACCCCTGGCCTCACACCTGA
- a CDS encoding DUF4259 domain-containing protein yields the protein MTSLTVASAKIPEQRHEEISMGTWGIGPFEDDTAADFADTLDETALDERANLIRSTLNRAVQAQDYLDFSEAVEAVAAAALIAAQCPDGEPVITSFGPDQALPIFAADLRTLAAEALDRVLADESELAELWDQTADGPRWRQSVSRLRGILDPRSEPQEDPLFEI from the coding sequence GTGACCTCGCTGACGGTGGCCAGTGCGAAGATCCCAGAACAGCGACACGAGGAGATCAGCATGGGCACCTGGGGCATCGGCCCTTTCGAGGACGACACGGCGGCGGATTTCGCCGACACCCTCGACGAGACGGCCCTGGACGAGCGCGCGAACCTCATCCGGAGCACACTGAACCGCGCCGTCCAGGCCCAGGACTATCTCGACTTTTCAGAGGCCGTGGAGGCCGTCGCTGCCGCCGCCCTCATCGCCGCGCAGTGCCCCGACGGCGAGCCGGTCATCACCAGCTTCGGCCCCGACCAAGCGTTGCCGATCTTCGCCGCCGACCTTCGGACACTTGCCGCCGAGGCGCTCGACCGAGTCCTCGCCGACGAATCCGAGCTCGCCGAACTCTGGGACCAGACCGCCGATGGCCCACGATGGCGTCAGAGTGTCAGTCGCCTGCGAGGAATCCTTGATCCCCGGAGCGAGCCTCAAGAAGACCCGCTGTTCGAGATCTAA
- a CDS encoding TniB family NTP-binding protein, with the protein MPSATAFPDDGERPEYFEHPGLAEPRTKLEWRTYLHTLPPGKPAALTTAEYLRLAAGQKTRYDQARLAHHSALVIVRTAHMQAVHHQMRRRMLTNTHQPAGARRGIVVDGPATVGKSTMVKMFAADFEHQLRREHPERFEVTYRIDSHTIDYTPVVYVNIPSQATPKDLSIALANYMGMAYRPGATKSDITDRVLAEMRRCGVQLVIIDDAHFMDLSLKEGKVVNDHLKYIANHTAATFIYTGVDLKHSGLFLEGTGGSRVTQTSGRNTLIRMQPFTAATREDKQTWISVISAMEDALILHRHQPGTLKRAWKYLHQRTGGNISSLAELVREAATEAVLTGTETINRTVMNRIEINEHAQTTYASTPHDHTKHTGQEPGSNDRMAS; encoded by the coding sequence GTGCCGTCAGCCACCGCCTTCCCCGACGACGGTGAGCGCCCCGAGTACTTCGAACACCCCGGGCTCGCCGAGCCCCGCACCAAACTCGAATGGCGCACCTACCTCCACACCCTCCCCCCGGGGAAACCGGCCGCGCTCACCACCGCCGAGTACCTGCGGCTCGCCGCCGGGCAGAAGACTCGGTACGACCAGGCACGACTGGCGCATCACAGCGCCCTCGTGATCGTCCGCACCGCCCACATGCAGGCCGTCCACCACCAGATGCGACGCCGCATGCTCACCAACACTCACCAGCCGGCCGGCGCCCGGCGCGGCATCGTCGTCGACGGGCCCGCCACCGTCGGCAAGTCCACCATGGTCAAGATGTTCGCCGCCGACTTCGAGCACCAACTCCGGCGCGAACACCCCGAACGGTTCGAGGTCACCTACCGCATCGACAGTCACACCATCGACTACACGCCCGTCGTGTACGTCAACATCCCCTCCCAGGCCACCCCCAAGGACCTCTCCATCGCCCTCGCCAACTACATGGGCATGGCCTACCGGCCCGGCGCCACCAAGAGCGACATCACCGACCGTGTCCTGGCCGAGATGCGCCGCTGTGGTGTCCAGCTGGTGATCATCGATGACGCCCACTTCATGGACCTGTCCCTCAAGGAGGGCAAAGTCGTCAACGACCACCTCAAGTACATCGCCAACCACACCGCCGCGACGTTCATCTACACCGGCGTCGACCTCAAGCACTCGGGCCTGTTCCTCGAAGGAACTGGCGGCTCCCGCGTCACCCAGACCTCAGGCCGCAACACCCTGATCCGCATGCAGCCGTTCACCGCCGCAACCCGCGAGGACAAACAGACCTGGATCAGCGTCATCAGCGCCATGGAAGACGCCCTGATCCTCCACCGCCACCAGCCCGGCACCCTCAAACGCGCATGGAAGTACCTCCACCAGCGCACCGGCGGCAACATCAGTTCCCTCGCCGAACTTGTCCGCGAAGCCGCCACCGAAGCCGTCCTGACCGGCACCGAAACGATCAACCGCACAGTCATGAACCGCATCGAGATCAACGAACATGCCCAGACCACCTACGCCAGCACACCCCACGACCACACCAAGCACACCGGCCAAGAACCAGGCTCCAACGACCGCATGGCCAGCTGA
- a CDS encoding DDE-type integrase/transposase/recombinase → MNHYSRITVEDWVEFEDERHQVTAIDGSHVRLRSVTGHRLTIMLSELLTDPSFRSHAQPPDGAGYDDTALGLDPGGVLATLPGTVRDAALKLEGHLQEATTGYRGGDPLGALPGEPRPQYHPDLPRTARVEAKAGELGMTARRIWQLLDAWDTHGVWALVDRRKARIRNPLKNIDPRVVQAIREQAKAEALDSSSAVTTRFSRRTQNRLDADHGPGIVTLPNDDTFRRAVRLLLDRSPSDPAHQRAQVTTQPDRTYGNVIAHRPGQVVMLDTTPLDVLAFDPETKAMTRAELTIALDVATRSILAWRLTPAGTKAIDIGLLLADVMTPEPMRPAWDDALRHSMLRIPHERMLSVDERLAEAAARPVIYPETLLFDHGKPYQSDVVRRACRSWKIDIQDARKLKPTDKPQIERLFGRIREQFSMHVAGYTSFNVAHRGRTAEDQARWSIAEIAEFFAEYVVAVYQRQHHRGLHLHGFPDLSVSPNEAYAMALGAAGYVDCPRNPDLYYELLPIAEPGRVIHPYGVDLNHLVYNADILYQFRKTKSPYPNGRWPIRYDPRNLLHAYFHNPHDSRWYTLRWTHALNDLQPFTDITLREAKRLLLQRGKDPGDQAQIAEALRKLQNRTDAPETWTKTARKRWHRDDHRARAQQSDAQRSTPAQPATPPTTTTRRGTAEHTPLPTAQVPEATEATDEDLDLDSIEAAPVWTLPTAQER, encoded by the coding sequence ATGAACCACTACAGCCGTATCACCGTCGAAGACTGGGTCGAGTTCGAGGACGAGCGCCACCAGGTCACCGCCATCGACGGCTCCCACGTGCGTTTGCGGTCCGTCACAGGCCACCGCCTGACAATCATGCTGTCCGAGCTCCTGACGGACCCCTCCTTCCGCTCCCACGCCCAACCCCCGGACGGCGCCGGGTACGACGACACCGCTCTCGGTCTCGACCCGGGTGGCGTGCTCGCCACCCTGCCCGGGACCGTCCGCGACGCCGCCCTGAAGCTGGAAGGACACCTGCAGGAGGCCACCACCGGTTACCGCGGCGGAGACCCGCTGGGCGCGCTGCCCGGTGAGCCGCGCCCCCAGTACCATCCCGACCTTCCCCGAACCGCGCGCGTGGAGGCCAAGGCCGGCGAACTGGGCATGACCGCCCGGCGAATCTGGCAGCTCCTCGACGCCTGGGACACCCACGGCGTGTGGGCACTGGTCGACCGGCGCAAGGCCCGCATCCGCAACCCGCTCAAGAACATCGACCCTCGCGTCGTCCAGGCCATCCGCGAGCAGGCCAAGGCGGAGGCCCTCGACAGTTCCTCGGCCGTCACCACCCGCTTCAGCCGCCGCACCCAGAACCGCCTCGACGCCGACCACGGCCCCGGCATCGTCACGCTACCCAACGACGACACCTTCCGCCGCGCCGTCCGGCTGCTGCTCGACCGCAGCCCCTCCGACCCCGCCCACCAGCGGGCCCAGGTCACCACCCAGCCCGACCGCACCTACGGCAACGTCATCGCCCACCGGCCCGGCCAGGTCGTCATGCTCGACACCACCCCACTCGACGTCCTGGCCTTCGATCCCGAGACCAAGGCCATGACCCGCGCCGAACTCACCATCGCCCTCGACGTCGCCACCCGCTCCATCCTCGCCTGGCGCCTCACCCCGGCGGGCACCAAGGCCATCGACATCGGCCTTCTGCTGGCCGACGTCATGACCCCCGAACCCATGCGCCCGGCCTGGGACGACGCCCTGCGCCACTCGATGCTCCGCATCCCGCACGAGCGCATGCTCAGCGTCGACGAACGCCTCGCCGAGGCCGCCGCCCGCCCCGTCATCTACCCCGAGACCCTCCTGTTTGACCACGGCAAGCCCTACCAGTCCGACGTCGTCCGACGGGCCTGCCGCTCATGGAAGATCGACATCCAGGACGCCCGCAAACTCAAACCCACCGACAAACCCCAGATCGAACGGCTCTTCGGCCGCATCCGCGAACAGTTCTCCATGCACGTCGCTGGCTACACCAGCTTCAACGTCGCCCACCGCGGCCGCACCGCCGAGGACCAGGCCCGCTGGAGCATCGCCGAGATCGCCGAATTCTTCGCCGAGTACGTCGTCGCCGTCTACCAGCGCCAGCACCACCGTGGCCTCCACCTCCACGGCTTCCCCGACCTGTCCGTCAGCCCCAACGAGGCCTACGCCATGGCCCTCGGCGCGGCCGGCTACGTCGACTGCCCCCGCAACCCCGACCTGTACTACGAGCTCCTGCCCATCGCGGAACCCGGCCGCGTCATCCACCCCTACGGCGTCGACCTGAACCATCTCGTCTACAACGCCGACATCCTCTACCAGTTCCGCAAGACCAAGTCGCCCTATCCCAACGGCCGCTGGCCCATCCGCTACGACCCGCGCAACCTCCTGCACGCCTACTTCCACAACCCCCACGACAGCCGCTGGTACACCCTGCGCTGGACCCACGCCCTCAACGACCTGCAGCCGTTCACCGACATCACCCTGCGCGAAGCCAAACGCCTGCTCCTCCAACGCGGCAAGGACCCCGGCGACCAGGCCCAGATCGCCGAAGCACTGCGGAAACTGCAAAACCGCACCGACGCGCCCGAGACCTGGACCAAGACCGCCCGCAAGCGCTGGCACCGCGACGACCACCGCGCCCGCGCCCAGCAGAGCGATGCCCAGCGCTCAACCCCCGCCCAGCCCGCCACGCCCCCGACCACAACCACCAGACGGGGCACCGCCGAACACACCCCTCTGCCCACCGCCCAGGTCCCGGAGGCCACGGAGGCCACGGACGAGGACCTCGACCTCGACTCCATCGAGGCAGCTCCCGTGTGGACCCTGCCCACCGCCCAGGAGCGCTGA
- a CDS encoding TnsA-like heteromeric transposase endonuclease subunit, whose amino-acid sequence MRATRTRTLQPLPHTPAPLFLRYYDATGTEHLVPAADATTVPFEDCLPARDLPSYPGIRHTPGSYWAACCDAVLDYESYLESKWMRLLDFDHQVKALSAQPFLFEGADRSGKWRHTPDLFVRRTDGSALLLDVKNPLRIQTPRVLHQARRTASACELMGWDYQMVGEPDPQLWATVEWLGGYRRPLNATADLIGPLLDLATDPVPIGALVSFLDPELARPVVYHLMWHHRLRFDLTRPLRDHTPVWTAHRGNTP is encoded by the coding sequence GTGAGAGCGACGAGAACCCGCACCCTGCAGCCCCTCCCCCACACTCCCGCACCACTGTTCCTCCGCTACTACGACGCCACGGGCACCGAACACCTCGTCCCCGCCGCAGACGCCACCACAGTCCCCTTCGAGGACTGCCTTCCCGCACGCGACCTGCCCTCCTACCCCGGGATCCGGCACACCCCGGGCTCGTACTGGGCCGCGTGCTGCGATGCCGTGCTGGACTACGAGAGCTACCTGGAGTCCAAGTGGATGCGCCTGCTCGACTTCGACCACCAAGTCAAGGCTCTCTCCGCTCAGCCGTTCCTCTTCGAGGGAGCCGACAGGTCAGGCAAGTGGAGGCACACCCCGGACCTGTTCGTGCGCCGCACCGACGGCTCCGCGCTGCTGCTGGACGTGAAGAACCCCCTGCGGATCCAGACACCGCGCGTGCTGCACCAGGCCCGCCGCACCGCCTCGGCCTGCGAACTGATGGGCTGGGACTACCAGATGGTCGGTGAACCCGACCCCCAGCTGTGGGCAACCGTCGAGTGGCTCGGCGGATACCGGCGTCCGTTGAATGCCACCGCCGACCTCATCGGCCCCCTGCTGGACCTCGCCACCGACCCGGTCCCCATCGGCGCCCTGGTGAGCTTCCTCGACCCGGAACTGGCACGCCCGGTCGTCTACCACCTGATGTGGCACCACCGCCTGCGCTTCGACCTCACCCGCCCGCTGCGCGACCACACCCCGGTGTGGACCGCCCACCGAGGGAACACGCCATGA
- a CDS encoding TniQ family protein, which yields MCPGDTDSPPPQGRCDRRVRTGAVSCSRGSPHRAAKGNTFPRQEASCEAGSRGGEQVSDWVSPVRFPSVLIPAAGESFPSWLDRLAADLDVPPGQAARLLGFEPRGNTGYMKPPFFGTALTATHAGRIRAVTGLEAAELQAMQLSAFDGRVLDMTGLDLAFERSVQPVSLREWALFDSSRGCPPCLAASPVWPLWWRLGLAAVCPEHRVLLVDVCPRCEVRLQRGTGTGTRTLPTRGRSLDPRLCNARLPTRDRTAWMCDQVLGEIPASAVPRSLAESQSRVLAAVDSGQAQVGGRAVAATEYFAAFKYLTALARVCVSAADLARIPPVVAGVFGADVAERRRQRSAGSSAKLGTSPPSSAHAGALLALVEPVLAAPDQGTCRQMLQPWVGEVARQRRESGKNALLRQIPQPPCLASLIAVAAPSAPRIVGLLPALEPPHLLETRHIPHLVSEDDYAPLTAHLPDTTPVRGRRFATLALARRTGSATWKQAAEDLGLRDPNRAVYLTGALAGRIADPDAFWYDIDRTAHALTERGLIDYQARRRALAGLTTMPAGVLAPLLPPGCEPTAARLRHGAAWLWRHLTSGDIREAPAHEPTQWAGFQIASIHRSWHRFTLLETPALPQSLTAFSTELLRQKGCA from the coding sequence ATGTGCCCCGGTGACACGGATTCCCCTCCGCCGCAAGGGCGTTGTGACCGCCGTGTCCGCACCGGGGCGGTCAGCTGCTCCAGGGGTTCGCCTCACCGGGCTGCGAAGGGCAATACGTTCCCTCGGCAGGAAGCCTCCTGCGAGGCCGGATCACGGGGTGGGGAACAGGTGTCGGACTGGGTGTCACCGGTGCGGTTTCCGTCGGTGCTGATCCCGGCGGCCGGGGAGTCGTTTCCCTCCTGGCTGGATCGGCTGGCGGCCGACTTGGACGTGCCGCCGGGGCAGGCGGCGCGTCTGCTCGGATTCGAACCGCGTGGGAACACGGGCTACATGAAACCGCCGTTCTTCGGCACCGCCCTGACGGCGACACATGCCGGGCGGATCCGGGCGGTGACCGGCCTGGAGGCGGCGGAGCTCCAGGCGATGCAGTTGTCCGCGTTCGACGGGCGGGTACTGGACATGACCGGCCTCGACCTGGCCTTCGAACGCTCCGTACAGCCGGTCAGCCTGCGCGAGTGGGCCCTGTTCGACTCCAGCCGCGGCTGCCCGCCGTGCCTGGCCGCATCGCCGGTGTGGCCGCTGTGGTGGCGTCTTGGCCTGGCGGCCGTCTGCCCCGAGCACCGGGTCCTGCTGGTGGATGTGTGCCCGCGCTGCGAGGTACGGCTGCAGCGTGGCACCGGCACGGGCACGCGGACACTGCCGACCCGCGGCCGTTCACTGGACCCGCGTCTGTGCAACGCCCGTCTCCCGACCAGGGACCGCACGGCCTGGATGTGCGACCAGGTCCTCGGGGAGATCCCAGCCTCCGCCGTACCCCGCTCGCTCGCCGAAAGCCAGTCCCGGGTCCTGGCCGCGGTGGACAGCGGCCAGGCGCAGGTCGGTGGCCGCGCCGTCGCGGCCACGGAGTACTTCGCCGCGTTCAAGTACCTGACGGCGCTGGCCCGCGTGTGCGTCTCGGCAGCCGACCTCGCCCGGATTCCGCCAGTGGTCGCTGGTGTCTTCGGGGCGGATGTGGCCGAGCGGCGCCGACAGCGGTCAGCCGGCTCGTCCGCGAAGCTCGGCACCAGCCCGCCGAGCTCGGCTCACGCCGGTGCGCTGCTGGCCCTCGTCGAGCCGGTCCTGGCCGCCCCCGACCAGGGCACGTGCCGGCAGATGCTCCAACCGTGGGTGGGGGAAGTGGCCAGGCAACGCCGCGAGAGCGGGAAGAACGCCCTCCTGCGGCAGATCCCGCAGCCACCGTGCCTGGCCTCGCTGATCGCCGTCGCCGCTCCGAGCGCACCCAGGATCGTCGGCCTCCTGCCCGCCCTCGAACCGCCCCACCTGCTAGAGACCCGGCATATCCCGCACCTGGTCAGCGAGGACGACTACGCCCCGCTCACCGCACACCTGCCGGACACCACGCCCGTGCGGGGCCGTCGCTTCGCAACCCTCGCGCTCGCCCGCCGCACCGGGTCGGCCACCTGGAAGCAGGCCGCCGAGGACCTCGGCCTGAGGGATCCAAACCGGGCCGTCTATCTGACCGGCGCGCTCGCGGGACGCATCGCCGACCCCGACGCCTTCTGGTACGACATCGACCGCACCGCCCACGCCCTCACCGAGCGCGGGCTCATCGACTACCAGGCCCGACGCCGCGCCCTTGCCGGCCTCACCACCATGCCCGCCGGCGTCCTGGCGCCGCTGCTGCCGCCCGGCTGCGAGCCCACCGCCGCCCGGCTCCGGCACGGCGCCGCCTGGCTGTGGCGGCACCTCACCAGCGGCGACATCCGCGAGGCGCCCGCCCACGAACCCACCCAGTGGGCCGGCTTCCAGATCGCCTCGATCCACCGCAGCTGGCACCGCTTCACCCTCCTCGAAACCCCGGCTCTCCCGCAGTCCCTCACAGCCTTCAGCACCGAGCTCCTCCGCCAGAAAGGATGCGCGTGA